From the Arctopsyche grandis isolate Sample6627 chromosome 11, ASM5162203v2, whole genome shotgun sequence genome, one window contains:
- the LOC143918901 gene encoding RING finger protein 17-like isoform X2: MESLPCCICKYDFIFTGFNDKLVTCIPYILPCNHSACIECIDAIKYLKHFECQWCETKCTLPADLLELAKKDLTSAFPINFHVLGQAFYKSTKITGRNLASNISLESLEKYSKQLTKKDDSDDHVKEISVPCFECKKQTFSMCPQCNLNLCDTCFKKKHDFSSTKNHLKVELKCVEYFLKSTKCQQHPDKDVDLYCQNCDVNICAYCVILKLPCHNHDVVIIKTKNDEIQEYLKKEKLNVHKVYFRLKKSKREIMKIDKDSSSVGGVRFEITNKFANAHAALQLAEFDMLRDIKEIPKRDLTSIKQSLIESESELSKLVQVMELCFIPALNNLIDYQRVLSSVKKAYDTPRYLSGDSNDPSTPLISVNQHVLTDLKNYCKLNKLEFSSYKLLSKVDKSSDDELESDFIEIKNEICREKILPANSSSSRNNIKIQDCQPPARFKNDDEDNINSIMNKFKTTNTRPAQVAEQHKNVQSQSNDSLRGASKKSTIEVKLPIPGSTEVGIVSHIVNPHEFYVQCTTHQNLIDEISRESFAKHRPVPNFMKPGRVLFYNNPIDQRNYRVYILEHDSTLAKVKFIDYGQIEEIPVKLLYTLHYKYVSVPPLAIKCLLADCAAPEGGWTWADYTYMHTLVKSRICCTVHIKQPCDSGFKVDLMIDGKTNLKEALLVRKSDNGDSIKLQSYEDVSIPESDSVLNGEVVITHIVSPTCFYIRKVSHEKQYNLLSNDMNKMYTGGACEKVRNLKMGQHAACFVLKFNCWSRCCVLNILNEQKVLVRLLDIGMETSVLQTSLYFLQKKFREIDILAKKCSLHMIRPINKTWCNNAIKLLTDCSKSWTPSTVKQMNKKYNVFDVEMQSCINGEILSLGDELVKRGYAQYLKSGKSHLKNNLTYQKKQKIETITKVVPPSEPVHDDFGRIPVKVMLAVSPSEIYIQLISAQALLTEFSANMQKFYETAKPNLKINWKLNDKCAITSSQQGQWCRGLIVELNEEEGTCKVFLKDIAVWEKLDIKDLYELPSQFLTVKDGTFKCFLSGINPALGTQWPNLSCEYLQEITSNYSKYAICSDGVIDNKSLPIQLWVYYTDPGGALEPSIKEWRRVNDMIVHKGLAIWDTNKMEEWKIAEELKAKQVPKIAPHTDEDYKKSLIFDSFKLLPAVQKKWKPSVLRSKDFSGIPTNVDDEFNIYILDLAVKEQLEYVNTYIMEQFENSSPQPEDMFWGPDQPCIAQFSTDNKFYRGLTIKTLENNCMLVRFIDYGNDEVCPISTLRKNIVLEEIPALVLKCRVVGVQPKGNIWEESKLDMIHQTVVEKECFINVLGTNEENDVIYIKLDIPNVTDLATLTITLGIADYCDYPQMLDVALPTNKEAPNVDEDDEIIMDNCEMLPSNLTENNINSDKYTAKPILNGYPKLKFSNSFFKCRVVDVVSFSSVILMISDDRQFSSLHNRANKVFTEIGDKWPHQPLFDPKLGRCCIACAPNDSWYRGEVYHSTIVSDDDPVGVVHTVHFIDLGTSIGVPYNYVREILPNWVEVPPLTITAKLNSDSLADNVDPNDVVAKLKQLMCNRHLHAKIICDDNDVFTVELFTDSTELVLVYQRLIDDGLFVNDV; encoded by the exons atggagTCATTGCCGTGTTGCATTTGTAAATATGACTTTATATTCACGG GGTTTAATGATAAATTAGTAACATGCATTCCGTATATATTACCCTGCAATCATTCCGCATGTATAGAATGCATTGATGCAATCAAATATTTGAAACATTTCGAATGTCAATGGTGCGAAACAAAATGCACCCTGCCAGCAGATCTTTTGGAACTTGCAAAAAAAGACTTAACGAGTGCATTTCCAATAAATTTTCATGTTCTCGGACAAGCTTTCTACAAATCGACTAAGATTACAGGCCGTAAT TTGGCATCGAATATCTCGTTAGAGtcattggaaaaatattcaaagcAGCTCACCAAAAAAGATGATTCCGATGATCATGTTAAAGAAATTTCAG TTCCTTGTTTTGAGTGCAAAAAACAAACATTCTCAATGTGTCCACAGTGCAATTTAAATTTGTGCGATACCTGTTTTAAGAAAAAACATGACTTTTCTTCCaccaaaaatcatttaaaagtggaactaa AGTGTGTTGAATATTTTCTGAAATCAACCAAATGCCAACAGCATCCTGATAAAGATGTAGATTTGTATTGCCAAAATTGTGATGTGAATATTTGCGCATATTGTGTAATACTGAAATTACCTTGCCACAACCACGACGTGGTTATTATCAAAACCaag AATGATGAAATtcaagaatatttaaaaaaagaaaaattaaacgtACACAAAGTTTATTTTCGTTTGAAAAAATCTAAACGA gaaATTATGAAAATCGATAAAGATTCTTCATCTGTTGGTGGTGTAAGATTTGAGATTACCAACAAGTTCGCCAATGCCCATGCTGCTTTACAACTTGCAGAATTTGATATGTTGCGGGATATTAAAGAAATTCCCAAACGCGATTTGACCTCAATAAAACAATCATTAATTGAGAGTGAATCAGAGCTGAGTAAATTAGTGCAAGTTATGGAATTGTGTTTTATTCCAGCTTTAAATAACCTG ATTGATTACCAAAGAGTTTTGTCAAGTGTTAAAAAAGCATATGACACACCACGTTATTTATCCGGTGACTCCAACGATCCTTCAACACCATT aatttcagTAAACCAACATGTTTTGACTGACTTGAAAAATTACTGTAAGTTAAATAAGTTGGAATTCTCTAGTTACAAACTTTTATCGAAAGTGGATAAATCTTCAGATGACGAATTAGAATCTGATTTTATTGAGATAAAAAatg aaatatgcAGGGAGAAGATTTTACCAGCCAATAGCAGTTCGTCAagaaataatatcaaaattcaaGATTGTC aaCCTCCTGCAAGATTTAAAAATGACGATGAAGATAATATCAATAGTATTATGAATAAGTTCAAAACCACTAATACGAGACCTGCTCAAG TTGCAGAACAACATAAGAATGTTCAATCACAAAGCAATGATTCGCTACGAGGTGCATCGAAAAAGTCAACGATTGAAGTGAAACTACCGATTCCAG ggTCTACAGAAGTAGGGATCGTGTCTCACATTGTAAATCCTCATGAGTTTTATGTGCAGTGTACCACCCATCAAAATTTGATCGATGAAATATCTAGAGAATCGTTCGCAAAACATAGGCCTGTGCCAAATTTTATGAAACCCG GAagagtattattttataacaatcCAATAGATCAAAGGAATTACAGGGTCTATATTCTTGAACATGATTCCACTTTAGCCAAAGTAAAATTCATAGACTATGGACAGATCGAAGAGATCCCAGTTAAATTATTGTATactttacattataaatatgtatctgtCCCTCCTTTGGCTATTAAATGTCTTCTGGCTGATTGCGCTGCTCCCGAAGGGGGTTGGACTTGGGCTGACTACACTTATATGCATACCTTGGTTAAAAG TAGGATATGCTGTACTGTTCACATAAAGCAGCCATGTGATTCAGGTTTTAAAGTGGACCTCATGATAGATGGCAAAACCAATTTAAAAGAGGCGCTTTTAGTTCGCAAATCAGACAATGGTGATAGTATTAAATTGcag TCATATGAAGATGTGTCTATACCGGAAAGCGATTCCGTGCTAAACGGCGAAGTCGTTATTACTCATATAGTATCTCCTACATGTTTCTATATTCGAAAG gtaTCTCATGAAAAACAATACAATTTACTTTCTAATGACATGAATAAAATGTATACGGGGGGTGCGTGTGAAAAAGTTCGCAATTTAAAAATGG gtCAACATGCAGCATGTTTTGTGCTGAAGTTTAATTGCTGGTCTAGATGCTGTGTtctgaatattttaaatgaacaaaAAGTCTTGGTGAGGCTTCTAGATATTGGAATGGAAACGTCTGTTCTCCAGACTTCATTATATTTCCTGCAAAAAAAATTTCGCGAAATAGATATCTTG GCTAAAAAGTGCAGTTTGCATATGATTCGACCTATTAATAAAACATGGTGCAATAatgcaattaaattattaactgattgtTCAAAAAGCTGGACTCCTTCGACAGTTAAACAAATGAACAAAAAATACAATGTTTTTGATGTCGAAATGCAAAGCTGTATAAACGGAGAAATTCTTTCACTTGGTGACGAACTGGTCAAAAGAGGATATGCTCAATATTTAaa ATCTGGtaaatcacatttaaaaaacaatttgaCGTATcagaaaaagcaaaaaattgaaacaatcaCAAAAGTGGTGCCACCCAGTGAACCCGTTCACGATGATTTTGGTAGAATTCCAGTCAAAGTGATGTTAGCTGTAAGCCCCTCTGAGATTTACATACAACTGATATCTGCCCAAGCACTATTGACAGAGTTCTCAGCGAATATGCAAAAGTTTTATGAAACCGCCAAGccgaatttaaaaatcaactgGAAACTTAACGACAAGTGTGCCATCACTTCTTCTCAACAAGGACAATGGTGTCGGGGTTTGATTGTTGAATTGAATGAAGAAGAAGGAACGTGTAAAGTTTTCTTAAAAGACATAGCCGTATGGGAAAAGCTTGACATTAAAGATTTGTATGAATTACCAAGTCAATTCTTGACGGTGAAGGACGGTACTTTTAAGTGCTTCCTAAGTGGTATCAATCCTGCATTGGGAACTCAGTGGCCCAATTTATCCTGCGAGTACTTACAGGAAATAACGTCAAACTATTCTAAATATGCCATCTGTAGTGATGGCGTGATAGACAATAAAAGTTTACCAATCCAACTGTGGGTATATTACACGGATCCTGGCGGAGCACTGGAGCCGTCGATAAAAGAGTGGAGGAGAGTTAATGACATGATCGTACATAAAGGCCTTGCCATTTGGGATACAAATAAAATGGAAGAGTGGAAAATCGCAGAAGAGTTAAAAGCTAAACAAGTTCCAAAAATTGCCCCACATACAGATGaagattataaaaaatcattaattttcgACTCGTTTAAATTACTTCCTGCAGTTCAGAAAAAATGGAAACCTTCCGTTTTACGTTCAAAAGACTTCTCGGGAATTCCGACTAATGTAGATGACgagttcaatatatacatactcgaTTTGGCTGTGAAAGAACAATTAGAATATGTTAATACTTATATCATGGAACAATTTGAAAATTCATCTCCCCAACCCGAAGATATGTTTTGGGGTCCAGATCAACCGTGCATAGCACAATTTAGTACCGACAACAAATTTTATAGAGGTCTCACTATTAAAACCTTGGAAAATAATTGTATGCTAGTTAGATTTATAGATTACGGCAATGACGAAGTTTGTCCTATATCGACGCTAaggaaaaatatcgtattagaagAAATTCCCGCACTGGTATTGAAGTGCAGAGTTGTCGGTGTACAGCCGAAGGGAAACATATGGGAAGAGTCCAAACTGGATATGATACACCAAACTGTGGTTGAAAAAGAATGTTTTATCAACGTACTAGGAACTAACGAAGAGAATGATGTAATATATATCAAATTGGATATACCAAACGTCACCGATTTGGCAACATTGACTATCACATTAGGCATAGCAGATTATTGTGACTATCCACAGATGCTAGACGTTGCATTGCCTACAAACAAAGAGGCTCCAAATGTTGACGAAGATGATGAAATTATTATGGATAACTGTGAAATGTTGCCGTCAAATTTGACTGAAAATAACATAAATTCTGATAAATATACGGCAAAACCTATATTGAACGGGTAccccaaattaaaattttccaatagTTTTTTCAAATGTCGTGTGGTAGACGTTGTTTCATTTAGTTCTGTCATTTTGATGATATCTGATGATAGACAATTTTCTTCTCTTCACAACAGAGCCAACAAAGTTTTTACCGAAATTGGTGATAAATGGCCTCACCAACCACTTTTTGATCCAAAGCTGGGCAGATGTTGCATAGCTTGTGCCCCAAATGATTCTTGGTACCGAGGAGAAGTGTACCACAGTACTATTGTGTCAGATGACGATCCTGTTGGAGTCGTGCATACCGTGCATTTCATAGATTTGGGTACATCCATCGGGGTTCCGTATAATTACGTCAGAGAAATTCTTCCAAATTGGGTGGAAGTACCACCTCTGACGATTACAGCGAAATTGAACTCTGATTCTCTAGCTGATAATGTCGACCCGAATGATGTTGTGGCAAAGTTAAAGCAATTGATGTGCAATCGACATTTACATGCGAAAATTATATGCGACGATAATGATGTATTTACTGTAGAGCTATTTACTGATTCCACTGAATTAGTATTAGTTTATCAACGTTTAATAGATGATGGTTTATTTGTCAACGATGTTTAa
- the LOC143918901 gene encoding RING finger protein 17-like isoform X3 → MESLPCCICKYDFIFTGFNDKLVTCIPYILPCNHSACIECIDAIKYLKHFECQWCETKCTLPADLLELAKKDLTSAFPINFHVLGQAFYKSTKITGRNLASNISLESLEKYSKQLTKKDDSDDHVKEISVPCFECKKQTFSMCPQCNLNLCDTCFKKKHDFSSTKNHLKVELKCVEYFLKSTKCQQHPDKDVDLYCQNCDVNICAYCVILKLPCHNHDVVIIKTKNDEIQEYLKKEKLNVHKVYFRLKKSKREIMKIDKDSSSVGGVRFEITNKFANAHAALQLAEFDMLRDIKEIPKRDLTSIKQSLIESESELSKLVQVMELCFIPALNNLIDYQRVLSSVKKAYDTPRYLSGDSNDPSTPLISVNQHVLTDLKNYCKLNKLEFSSYKLLSKVDKSSDDELESDFIEIKNEICREKILPANSSSSRNNIKIQDCQPPARFKNDDEDNINSIMNKFKTTNTRPAQEQHKNVQSQSNDSLRGASKKSTIEVKLPIPGSTEVGIVSHIVNPHEFYVQCTTHQNLIDEISRESFAKHRPVPNFMKPGRVLFYNNPIDQRNYRVYILEHDSTLAKVKFIDYGQIEEIPVKLLYTLHYKYVSVPPLAIKCLLADCAAPEGGWTWADYTYMHTLVKSRICCTVHIKQPCDSGFKVDLMIDGKTNLKEALLVRKSDNGDSIKLQSYEDVSIPESDSVLNGEVVITHIVSPTCFYIRKVSHEKQYNLLSNDMNKMYTGGACEKVRNLKMGQHAACFVLKFNCWSRCCVLNILNEQKVLVRLLDIGMETSVLQTSLYFLQKKFREIDILAKKCSLHMIRPINKTWCNNAIKLLTDCSKSWTPSTVKQMNKKYNVFDVEMQSCINGEILSLGDELVKRGYAQYLKSGKSHLKNNLTYQKKQKIETITKVVPPSEPVHDDFGRIPVKVMLAVSPSEIYIQLISAQALLTEFSANMQKFYETAKPNLKINWKLNDKCAITSSQQGQWCRGLIVELNEEEGTCKVFLKDIAVWEKLDIKDLYELPSQFLTVKDGTFKCFLSGINPALGTQWPNLSCEYLQEITSNYSKYAICSDGVIDNKSLPIQLWVYYTDPGGALEPSIKEWRRVNDMIVHKGLAIWDTNKMEEWKIAEELKAKQVPKIAPHTDEDYKKSLIFDSFKLLPAVQKKWKPSVLRSKDFSGIPTNVDDEFNIYILDLAVKEQLEYVNTYIMEQFENSSPQPEDMFWGPDQPCIAQFSTDNKFYRGLTIKTLENNCMLVRFIDYGNDEVCPISTLRKNIVLEEIPALVLKCRVVGVQPKGNIWEESKLDMIHQTVVEKECFINVLGTNEENDVIYIKLDIPNVTDLATLTITLGIADYCDYPQMLDVALPTNKEAPNVDEDDEIIMDNCEMLPSNLTENNINSDKYTAKPILNGYPKLKFSNSFFKCRVVDVVSFSSVILMISDDRQFSSLHNRANKVFTEIGDKWPHQPLFDPKLGRCCIACAPNDSWYRGEVYHSTIVSDDDPVGVVHTVHFIDLGTSIGVPYNYVREILPNWVEVPPLTITAKLNSDSLADNVDPNDVVAKLKQLMCNRHLHAKIICDDNDVFTVELFTDSTELVLVYQRLIDDGLFVNDV, encoded by the exons atggagTCATTGCCGTGTTGCATTTGTAAATATGACTTTATATTCACGG GGTTTAATGATAAATTAGTAACATGCATTCCGTATATATTACCCTGCAATCATTCCGCATGTATAGAATGCATTGATGCAATCAAATATTTGAAACATTTCGAATGTCAATGGTGCGAAACAAAATGCACCCTGCCAGCAGATCTTTTGGAACTTGCAAAAAAAGACTTAACGAGTGCATTTCCAATAAATTTTCATGTTCTCGGACAAGCTTTCTACAAATCGACTAAGATTACAGGCCGTAAT TTGGCATCGAATATCTCGTTAGAGtcattggaaaaatattcaaagcAGCTCACCAAAAAAGATGATTCCGATGATCATGTTAAAGAAATTTCAG TTCCTTGTTTTGAGTGCAAAAAACAAACATTCTCAATGTGTCCACAGTGCAATTTAAATTTGTGCGATACCTGTTTTAAGAAAAAACATGACTTTTCTTCCaccaaaaatcatttaaaagtggaactaa AGTGTGTTGAATATTTTCTGAAATCAACCAAATGCCAACAGCATCCTGATAAAGATGTAGATTTGTATTGCCAAAATTGTGATGTGAATATTTGCGCATATTGTGTAATACTGAAATTACCTTGCCACAACCACGACGTGGTTATTATCAAAACCaag AATGATGAAATtcaagaatatttaaaaaaagaaaaattaaacgtACACAAAGTTTATTTTCGTTTGAAAAAATCTAAACGA gaaATTATGAAAATCGATAAAGATTCTTCATCTGTTGGTGGTGTAAGATTTGAGATTACCAACAAGTTCGCCAATGCCCATGCTGCTTTACAACTTGCAGAATTTGATATGTTGCGGGATATTAAAGAAATTCCCAAACGCGATTTGACCTCAATAAAACAATCATTAATTGAGAGTGAATCAGAGCTGAGTAAATTAGTGCAAGTTATGGAATTGTGTTTTATTCCAGCTTTAAATAACCTG ATTGATTACCAAAGAGTTTTGTCAAGTGTTAAAAAAGCATATGACACACCACGTTATTTATCCGGTGACTCCAACGATCCTTCAACACCATT aatttcagTAAACCAACATGTTTTGACTGACTTGAAAAATTACTGTAAGTTAAATAAGTTGGAATTCTCTAGTTACAAACTTTTATCGAAAGTGGATAAATCTTCAGATGACGAATTAGAATCTGATTTTATTGAGATAAAAAatg aaatatgcAGGGAGAAGATTTTACCAGCCAATAGCAGTTCGTCAagaaataatatcaaaattcaaGATTGTC aaCCTCCTGCAAGATTTAAAAATGACGATGAAGATAATATCAATAGTATTATGAATAAGTTCAAAACCACTAATACGAGACCTGCTCAAG AACAACATAAGAATGTTCAATCACAAAGCAATGATTCGCTACGAGGTGCATCGAAAAAGTCAACGATTGAAGTGAAACTACCGATTCCAG ggTCTACAGAAGTAGGGATCGTGTCTCACATTGTAAATCCTCATGAGTTTTATGTGCAGTGTACCACCCATCAAAATTTGATCGATGAAATATCTAGAGAATCGTTCGCAAAACATAGGCCTGTGCCAAATTTTATGAAACCCG GAagagtattattttataacaatcCAATAGATCAAAGGAATTACAGGGTCTATATTCTTGAACATGATTCCACTTTAGCCAAAGTAAAATTCATAGACTATGGACAGATCGAAGAGATCCCAGTTAAATTATTGTATactttacattataaatatgtatctgtCCCTCCTTTGGCTATTAAATGTCTTCTGGCTGATTGCGCTGCTCCCGAAGGGGGTTGGACTTGGGCTGACTACACTTATATGCATACCTTGGTTAAAAG TAGGATATGCTGTACTGTTCACATAAAGCAGCCATGTGATTCAGGTTTTAAAGTGGACCTCATGATAGATGGCAAAACCAATTTAAAAGAGGCGCTTTTAGTTCGCAAATCAGACAATGGTGATAGTATTAAATTGcag TCATATGAAGATGTGTCTATACCGGAAAGCGATTCCGTGCTAAACGGCGAAGTCGTTATTACTCATATAGTATCTCCTACATGTTTCTATATTCGAAAG gtaTCTCATGAAAAACAATACAATTTACTTTCTAATGACATGAATAAAATGTATACGGGGGGTGCGTGTGAAAAAGTTCGCAATTTAAAAATGG gtCAACATGCAGCATGTTTTGTGCTGAAGTTTAATTGCTGGTCTAGATGCTGTGTtctgaatattttaaatgaacaaaAAGTCTTGGTGAGGCTTCTAGATATTGGAATGGAAACGTCTGTTCTCCAGACTTCATTATATTTCCTGCAAAAAAAATTTCGCGAAATAGATATCTTG GCTAAAAAGTGCAGTTTGCATATGATTCGACCTATTAATAAAACATGGTGCAATAatgcaattaaattattaactgattgtTCAAAAAGCTGGACTCCTTCGACAGTTAAACAAATGAACAAAAAATACAATGTTTTTGATGTCGAAATGCAAAGCTGTATAAACGGAGAAATTCTTTCACTTGGTGACGAACTGGTCAAAAGAGGATATGCTCAATATTTAaa ATCTGGtaaatcacatttaaaaaacaatttgaCGTATcagaaaaagcaaaaaattgaaacaatcaCAAAAGTGGTGCCACCCAGTGAACCCGTTCACGATGATTTTGGTAGAATTCCAGTCAAAGTGATGTTAGCTGTAAGCCCCTCTGAGATTTACATACAACTGATATCTGCCCAAGCACTATTGACAGAGTTCTCAGCGAATATGCAAAAGTTTTATGAAACCGCCAAGccgaatttaaaaatcaactgGAAACTTAACGACAAGTGTGCCATCACTTCTTCTCAACAAGGACAATGGTGTCGGGGTTTGATTGTTGAATTGAATGAAGAAGAAGGAACGTGTAAAGTTTTCTTAAAAGACATAGCCGTATGGGAAAAGCTTGACATTAAAGATTTGTATGAATTACCAAGTCAATTCTTGACGGTGAAGGACGGTACTTTTAAGTGCTTCCTAAGTGGTATCAATCCTGCATTGGGAACTCAGTGGCCCAATTTATCCTGCGAGTACTTACAGGAAATAACGTCAAACTATTCTAAATATGCCATCTGTAGTGATGGCGTGATAGACAATAAAAGTTTACCAATCCAACTGTGGGTATATTACACGGATCCTGGCGGAGCACTGGAGCCGTCGATAAAAGAGTGGAGGAGAGTTAATGACATGATCGTACATAAAGGCCTTGCCATTTGGGATACAAATAAAATGGAAGAGTGGAAAATCGCAGAAGAGTTAAAAGCTAAACAAGTTCCAAAAATTGCCCCACATACAGATGaagattataaaaaatcattaattttcgACTCGTTTAAATTACTTCCTGCAGTTCAGAAAAAATGGAAACCTTCCGTTTTACGTTCAAAAGACTTCTCGGGAATTCCGACTAATGTAGATGACgagttcaatatatacatactcgaTTTGGCTGTGAAAGAACAATTAGAATATGTTAATACTTATATCATGGAACAATTTGAAAATTCATCTCCCCAACCCGAAGATATGTTTTGGGGTCCAGATCAACCGTGCATAGCACAATTTAGTACCGACAACAAATTTTATAGAGGTCTCACTATTAAAACCTTGGAAAATAATTGTATGCTAGTTAGATTTATAGATTACGGCAATGACGAAGTTTGTCCTATATCGACGCTAaggaaaaatatcgtattagaagAAATTCCCGCACTGGTATTGAAGTGCAGAGTTGTCGGTGTACAGCCGAAGGGAAACATATGGGAAGAGTCCAAACTGGATATGATACACCAAACTGTGGTTGAAAAAGAATGTTTTATCAACGTACTAGGAACTAACGAAGAGAATGATGTAATATATATCAAATTGGATATACCAAACGTCACCGATTTGGCAACATTGACTATCACATTAGGCATAGCAGATTATTGTGACTATCCACAGATGCTAGACGTTGCATTGCCTACAAACAAAGAGGCTCCAAATGTTGACGAAGATGATGAAATTATTATGGATAACTGTGAAATGTTGCCGTCAAATTTGACTGAAAATAACATAAATTCTGATAAATATACGGCAAAACCTATATTGAACGGGTAccccaaattaaaattttccaatagTTTTTTCAAATGTCGTGTGGTAGACGTTGTTTCATTTAGTTCTGTCATTTTGATGATATCTGATGATAGACAATTTTCTTCTCTTCACAACAGAGCCAACAAAGTTTTTACCGAAATTGGTGATAAATGGCCTCACCAACCACTTTTTGATCCAAAGCTGGGCAGATGTTGCATAGCTTGTGCCCCAAATGATTCTTGGTACCGAGGAGAAGTGTACCACAGTACTATTGTGTCAGATGACGATCCTGTTGGAGTCGTGCATACCGTGCATTTCATAGATTTGGGTACATCCATCGGGGTTCCGTATAATTACGTCAGAGAAATTCTTCCAAATTGGGTGGAAGTACCACCTCTGACGATTACAGCGAAATTGAACTCTGATTCTCTAGCTGATAATGTCGACCCGAATGATGTTGTGGCAAAGTTAAAGCAATTGATGTGCAATCGACATTTACATGCGAAAATTATATGCGACGATAATGATGTATTTACTGTAGAGCTATTTACTGATTCCACTGAATTAGTATTAGTTTATCAACGTTTAATAGATGATGGTTTATTTGTCAACGATGTTTAa